A window from Neodiprion fabricii isolate iyNeoFabr1 chromosome 2, iyNeoFabr1.1, whole genome shotgun sequence encodes these proteins:
- the LOC124175847 gene encoding uncharacterized protein LOC124175847: MLKDSAENEAALCEVVDVTDEVIASQRVALGRPAEDPIYAARGEFMMDDTRENVAALPEGCAACEELALAEHTGEDEAMVDNETAEEPISVGGRDEIDSSQASTLVLSRPSPSGVLEIQDPIVAHEPVVEEEEEGDYYSISPMDETVIFSWQQTPKSGIFTQMSYTPPAMDEDIF; encoded by the exons ATGCTGAAGGACTCCGCGGAGAATGAGGCGGCTCTTTGCGAGGTCGTCGACGTCACCGATGAGGTGATAGCGTCGCAAAGAGTAGCACTAGGGAGGCCCGCCGAGGATCCGATTTATGCGGCACGTGGCG AATTCATGATGGACGACACCAGGGAGAACGTGGCAGCTCTTCCCGAGGGCTGTGCTGCTTGTGAGGAGTTGGCGCTTGCGGAACATACAGGGGAGGATGAAGCGATGGTGGACAATGAGACCGCAGAGGAGCCAATTTCTGTCGGAGGTCGTGACG AAATCGATTCATCACAGGCGTCGACCTTAGTGTTGTCACGTCCAAGTCCGTCAGGAGTGTTGGAAATTCAAG ATCCGATCGTTGCTCATGAGCCAGtggtagaagaagaagaagaaggagactATTATTCGATATCGCCGATGGATGAGACGGTAATATTCTCGTGGCAGCAGACGCCCAAGAGTGGGATATTCACACAAATGAGTTATACACCGCCAGCGATGGACGAGGATATTTTTTAG